One window of the Lynx canadensis isolate LIC74 chromosome D3, mLynCan4.pri.v2, whole genome shotgun sequence genome contains the following:
- the XBP1 gene encoding LOW QUALITY PROTEIN: X-box-binding protein 1 (The sequence of the model RefSeq protein was modified relative to this genomic sequence to represent the inferred CDS: deleted 2 bases in 1 codon), with amino-acid sequence MVVVASAQSPAAGAPKVLLLSGKPAAAAAAAAAGAPAGRALPLMVPGQRGASPEAASGGPPQARKRQRLTHLSPEEKALRRKLKNRVAAQTARDRKKARMSELEQQVVDLEEENQKLLLENQLLREKTHGLVVENQELRQRLGMDALLTEEEAETQTKGNGARPVAGSAESAALRLRASAAGAGPVVTPPEHLPMDSDGVDSSDSESDILLGILFNLDPVMFFRCPSPESTSLEEQPEVYPEGPSSLPASPSPSLGTSSAKLEAINELIRFDHVYTKPLVLEIPSETESQANVVVKIEEAPFSPSEKDHPEFTVSVKEELVEDDFIPELGTSDLLSPSHCPKPSSCLLDAYSDCGYEGSPSPFSDMSSLLGVDHSWEDTFANELFPQLISV; translated from the exons ATGGTGGTGGTGGCATCCGCGCAGAGCCCGGCCGCCGGGGCCCCCAAAGTGCTGCTTCTGTCCGGCaagcccgccgccgccgccgctgccgccgccgccggagCCCCGGCCGGCCGGGCTCTGCCACTTATGGTGCCGGGCCAACGAGGGGCCAGCCCGGAGGCGGCGAGCGGGGGACCACCCCAGGCGCGCAAGCGACAGCGCCTAACGCACCTGAGCCCCGAGGAGAAGGCGCTGCGGAG gaaactgaaaaacagagTGGCAGCTCAGACTGCCAGAGACCGAAAGAAAGCTCGAATGAGTGAGCTGGAGCAGCAAGTGGTAGATTTGGAGGAAGAG aaccagaaactCTTGCTAGAAAATCAGCTTTTACGAGAGAAGACGCATGGCCTTGTAGTGGAGAACCAAGAGTTAAGACAGCGGTTGGGGATGGATGCCCTGCTTACTGAAGAGGAGGCAGAGACCCAGACCAAG GGGAATGGAGCGAGGCCGGTGGCCGGGTCTGCTGAGTCCGCAGCACTCAGACTACGTGCA TCTGCAGCAGGTGCAGGCCCAGTTGTCACCCCTCCAGAACATCTCCCCATGGATTCTGACGGTGTTGACTCTTCAGACTCTGAG TCTGATATCCTGTTGGGCATTCTGTTCAACTTGGATCCAGTCATGTTCTTCAGATGTCCTTCCCCAGAGTCTACCAGCCTGGAGGAACAACCAGAGGTCTACCCAGAAGGACCCAGTTCCTTACCGGCCTCCCCTTCTCCGTCACTGGGGACGTCATCAGCCAAGCTGGAAGCCATTAATGAACTGATTCGTTTTGACCACGTGTATACCAAGCCCCTCGTCTTAGAGATACCCTCTGAGACAGAGAGCCAAGCAAATGTGGTAGTGAAAATTGAGGAAGCACCTTTCAGCCCCTCAGAGAAAGATCACCCTGAATTCACTGTCTCAGTGAAGGAAGAACTTGTAGAAGATGACTTCATTCCAGAACTGGGTACCTCAGATCTACTTTCACCCAGCCACTGCCCGAAGCCATCTTCCTGTCTACTGGATGCTTATAGTGACTGTGGATATGAgggctccccttcccccttcagCGACATGTCCTCTCTGCTTGGTGTAGACCATTCTTGGGAGGACACTTTTGCCAATGAACTCTTTCCCCAGCTGATTAGTGTCTAA
- the CCDC117 gene encoding coiled-coil domain-containing protein 117, protein MAALGRPFSGLPLSGGPDFLQPPPAFPGRAFPPGVDGAELAPRPGPRASPSSPGGSAARGRVSVRCKKKHKREEEDDDCPVRKKRLTEAGLCAGPNDWILCAHQDIESHGVNPCTSGLSAPGMLDVICEEMDQTTGEPQCEVARRRLQEIEDRIIDEDEEVEADRNINHLPSLVLSDTMKTGLKREFDEVFTKKMIESMSRPSMELVLWKPLPELLSDKPKPSSNAKNYTGESQTKHAAAGTAFPGRTELFLEPRQTGMPVYSGLETAACTEEEMEL, encoded by the exons ATGGCCGCGCTCGGCCGGCCCTTCAGCGGCCTCCCTCTGAGCGGCGGCCCGGACTTCCTGCAGCCGCCGCCGGCCTTCCCCGGCCGGGCCTTCCCGCCGGGAGTGGACGGCGCCGAGCTGGCCCCGCGGCCGGGACCCCGCGCCTCCCCGAGCAGCCCCGGCGGGAGCGCGGCGCGCGGACG TGTTTCAGTTCGctgtaaaaagaaacacaagcgAGAGGAGGAGGATGATGA ttgtccagtaagaaagaaaaggctaACTGAAGCAGGGCTGTGTGCTGGTCCTAATGACTGGATTCTTTGTGCACATCAGGATATAGAGAGTCATGGAGTAAATCCGTGTACTAGTGGCCTCTCTGCACCTGGCATGTTAGATGTAATTTGTGAAGAAATGGATCAGACAACGGGAGAACCACAGTGTGAAGTTGCCCGAAGGAGGCTTCAGGAAATTGAGGACAG GATAATTGATGAAGATGAAGAAGTTGAAGCTGACAGAAATATTAACCATCTCCCCAGTCTTGTTCTTTCTGACACCATGAAAACAGGTTTGAAGAGGGAATTTGATGAAgtctttacaaagaaaatgattGAGTCCAT GAGCCGTCCTTCCATGGAGCTTGTGCTCTGGAAACCTCTCCCTGAACTCCTTTCTGATAAGCCAAAGCCGTCATCTAATGCTAAGAACTACACAGGAGAGAGCCAAACCAAGCATGCAGCTGCCGGCACTGCCTTCCCTGGGAGAACTGAACTGTTTTTGGAACCTCGGCAAACAGGGATGCCTGTTTACAGTGGTTTGGAGACAGCCGCTTGCACAGAAGAAGAGATGGAACTCTAG